One genomic region from Anabaena sp. PCC 7108 encodes:
- the tal gene encoding transaldolase, with the protein MATNHLLEIKQYGQSIWMDNLSRDIIQSGELENLVKNQGISGITSNPAIFEKAITGNAIYDTDIEAGIREGLATYKIYESLVFANIRNACDILRPVYEATNGLDGYVSIEVPPTIADDTEATIAEARRYFQEIGRENVMIKIPGTEAGLPAVEQAIAEGININVTLLFAVQSYINAAWAYIRGLEKRVSEGRDISKIASVASFFLSRIDSNIDGKIDAKLRRGVDDINQEARLRAIKGKIAIANAKIAYQEYKKITSTDTWQVLAAKGAKVQRLLWASTSTKDPSYSDVMYVNELIGKDTVNTLPPATIKACADHCDVANRLETRVEEADNLLESLKEPDINIDINAVMDELLLEGIDKFVQPFQSLMNSLEGKIKLLSPV; encoded by the coding sequence ATGGCAACCAATCATTTATTAGAGATTAAACAATACGGTCAAAGTATCTGGATGGATAATTTGAGTCGTGACATTATTCAATCAGGGGAACTCGAAAACTTGGTAAAAAATCAAGGAATCTCTGGTATTACCTCTAACCCAGCCATCTTTGAAAAAGCAATTACTGGTAATGCCATTTATGATACCGATATTGAAGCTGGAATTCGTGAGGGTTTAGCGACATACAAAATTTATGAATCCCTAGTTTTTGCAAATATCCGCAATGCTTGTGATATTTTGCGTCCTGTTTATGAAGCCACGAATGGTCTAGATGGTTATGTGAGTATAGAAGTCCCACCAACCATTGCTGATGATACCGAAGCGACAATAGCTGAAGCTCGTCGATATTTCCAAGAAATAGGGCGAGAAAATGTGATGATTAAAATTCCTGGGACTGAGGCTGGTTTACCTGCGGTAGAACAAGCAATAGCTGAAGGAATTAATATCAATGTGACGCTGTTGTTTGCAGTCCAAAGTTACATTAATGCAGCTTGGGCGTATATTCGGGGCTTAGAAAAACGGGTTAGTGAAGGTAGGGATATCAGCAAAATTGCTTCTGTAGCCAGCTTTTTCCTGAGCCGGATTGATAGCAACATCGACGGTAAAATAGATGCTAAATTGCGACGGGGTGTTGATGACATTAACCAGGAAGCGAGACTGCGAGCTATCAAAGGGAAAATTGCGATCGCTAACGCCAAGATAGCTTACCAAGAATACAAGAAAATCACCAGCACTGATACTTGGCAAGTCTTAGCAGCAAAAGGCGCAAAAGTACAGCGGTTGCTGTGGGCCAGCACCAGCACCAAAGACCCCAGTTACAGCGATGTCATGTATGTCAATGAATTGATTGGCAAAGACACCGTTAACACCTTACCACCAGCCACAATTAAAGCTTGTGCCGATCACTGTGATGTTGCTAATCGCCTGGAAACACGTGTAGAAGAAGCTGACAATCTCCTCGAAAGCTTGAAAGAACCGGACATCAACATTGACATCAATGCCGTCATGGACGAATTACTCCTTGAAGGTATTGACAAATTTGTCCAGCCCTTCCAGTCACTAATGAACTCTTTAGAAGGCAAAATCAAGCTATTGTCACCAGTATAG
- the fbp gene encoding class 1 fructose-bisphosphatase — MAQASESLNLSINYATDKALDRDCTTLSRHVLQQLQSFSADAQDLSALMNRIALAGKLVARRMSNAGLMEGVLGFTGEVNVQGESVKNLDVYANDVFISVFKQSGLVCRLASEEMEDPYYIPENCPIGRYTLLYDPIDGSSNTDTNLSLGSIFSIRQQEGDDSDGKATDLLTNGHKQIAAGYILYGPCTMLVYTIGKGVHSFTLDPSLGEFILTQENIKIPDHGSVYSVNEGNFWQWDESIREYIRYVHRTEGYTARYSGAMVSDIHRILVQGGVFLYPGTLQKPEGKLRLLYESAPLAFVIEQAGGRATTGLVDIVDVVPKKLHQRTPLIIGSKQDVAKVESFIQNGH, encoded by the coding sequence ATGGCTCAAGCCTCAGAATCTTTAAATTTGTCGATCAACTACGCTACAGATAAAGCCCTAGATCGTGATTGTACAACCTTATCGCGTCATGTACTCCAGCAATTGCAAAGTTTTTCCGCAGACGCTCAGGATTTAAGTGCGCTGATGAATCGCATCGCTTTGGCTGGTAAACTAGTGGCGCGTCGCATGAGCAACGCCGGCTTAATGGAAGGCGTTCTGGGATTTACTGGAGAAGTCAACGTCCAGGGAGAATCTGTCAAAAATTTGGATGTTTACGCTAACGACGTATTTATCTCAGTATTTAAGCAAAGCGGCTTAGTTTGTCGCCTAGCTTCCGAGGAAATGGAAGACCCCTACTATATCCCGGAAAATTGCCCAATTGGTCGTTATACCTTGCTTTATGACCCAATAGATGGTTCATCTAACACAGATACTAATCTCAGCTTAGGTTCGATTTTCTCCATCCGTCAACAGGAAGGAGACGATAGCGATGGTAAAGCTACTGACCTGTTGACCAACGGACACAAGCAAATTGCCGCTGGATACATACTGTACGGTCCCTGCACGATGCTGGTCTATACTATAGGTAAAGGCGTTCATTCCTTTACCCTTGATCCCAGCTTAGGGGAATTTATTCTCACACAAGAAAATATCAAGATTCCTGACCACGGTTCCGTTTACAGCGTTAATGAAGGTAACTTCTGGCAGTGGGATGAATCCATTAGAGAATACATTCGCTATGTTCATCGCACCGAAGGTTATACCGCTCGTTATAGTGGCGCAATGGTGAGTGATATACATAGAATTTTAGTTCAAGGTGGTGTGTTTCTCTATCCAGGCACACTGCAAAAACCAGAAGGTAAATTGCGCCTACTTTATGAATCTGCACCTTTAGCATTTGTGATTGAACAAGCTGGTGGTCGTGCGACTACAGGATTAGTAGATATTGTAGACGTAGTTCCCAAAAAACTACATCAACGCACACCTCTAATTATTGGTAGTAAACAAGATGTGGCAAAGGTAGAGTCTTTTATTCAAAACGGTCATTAG